The genomic stretch GTCCCAGACCACCCACTTGTAGCCCAGCGGCAGGAACAGCTCCTGCTCGGCGCCGCCGTCGACGCGCAGGAACACGTTGGTCGGCCCCTGCTCCTGCACCAAACCGAAGGTGTTCAGCGAGTTGGCGAAGACGCTCAGGTCGTAATCGCCGTCCTCGGGGACATCGACGGTGAAGTCGAGCACGACGTCCGAGCCGGTCCGCAGTCCGCCGACGTTGTAGCGGCCCGAGGTGTAGAACTTCGACACGTCCGACGGCGAACCCTCCGGTCCGTTACGGCTGTAGCCGCTACCCCGGTGCGCCGCGTCCTCCGCCTCGTAGCTGCCCTTCCACAGGGTGGGGGCGACAGCGCTCGCCGCGCCGGCGCCGGCCGGCGTCAGCACGATCTCGTACGCCGAGGACTCCGACAGCGTCGGCAGATCGTCGCCGAAGTCGAACGCCACCACGCCGTCGGTCACGTCGACGACCCGCTCGGCGATGATCTCGGGCGGGGCCGAGTCACCGATCTGCCCGGTCCACGGGATCTCCCGGATCCACGCCCGCGCCTTGCCGCCGATCACGTCCGGCACGTTGTCGAACCTGATCGACGCCTTACCGGAGGAACCGCCGAAGATCGCCCTGGCCTGGGCGCGCTCCTCATCGAGCGTGGCAACGCCCTGAAGGCTGTAGTTCTGGCCGGGGAAGGGCGGACTGACCTCGACGGTGTGCCCGGTCATGCTGGCGTACGCGTTGAACAGCCACCACTGGCCATTGGCCCGGTTGGCCTGGACCGCCGAGTCGGAAAGATTGCCGTTGATGTTCCAGAAGGCGATCATCGCGTCGATCTTCGACTCCTCGATCGCGGAGATCCACTGGATCATCTGCCCCGGCACCGAGGTGTGGTAGTTGAAGGCGTACTCGTTGACGTTGATCGGCAACTGCCTGCCCTCGTAGCGGGTGCCGGCGAAGACCTCCGCCTCCCACTCGCGGTACCGCGTCACGTTGGTCCGGACCTGGGCCGGGTGGCTCAGCTCGTGCCAGGTGGCGATGTCCGGCACGGTCCCGGCCTCGACGGCGTGCTCAAGGAAGCCCTTGACCTGCGTGTAGAGGACGCTGGTGTTCGGGCCCGAGATCCGCACGTCGGGCAGCTTCTGCTTGATCATCGCGTACGCCTGGTCCCAGGCGCGGAAGTAGTCGGTCGGGTCGTTCAGCCAGCTCACCCGGTTGTAGCTCCACTGGCCGGTGCCGAACATGTTCCCTTCCGGCTCGTTGAACGGCTCGATGACGATGTTGTCGCGGTACTCGGGATCGAGCTGTGCGATCTGGTCGAGCTGCCGTTCGAGGACCTGCATGTAGCCGGAGAGCTTCGCCTCCGGAGTGCTGCCGGGCCACTGGTACGGGAAGCCGCGGTAGAAGTCGGTCGTCCGGACGTATACGTCGCCGCCGGTGCTGTCGGCCAGCGGCTTGACGATCTCCAGCGCGTCGGATCCGGGGTGCTGGGCGCCGTCCTGCCCCTTGGTGGCGACCGTACGGAGGTTCATGCCCTCGATCAGGTTGTTGGTCGGGACCCCCGGGGCGTACAGCCCGTACAGGGCGCCCGCCGCGCCGCCGTGGAAGTCGCCGGTGTCGGTCGCGAGGTCGATGGTCAACTCGCCTTCACGTACCACCGTCACGGTGGCGCTGACCTGCCGTCCGGCCACCGTGCCGGTGACCTGGAAGACACCGGGTCGACCGTAGTCGCCGGGGTCGACGGCGTTCCAGGCGGCGGCGACCGACCGGTCGTAGTCATCGGAGAAGGAGGCGCGGACCGTGGCGGGCAGGGGCGGCGCGGCGCCGATCGTGGTCCGGACGTCGAAGGTGTCCTGCGCCAGTCCGGTCAGGGTGGGAGTGGACCCGACCAGCTCGGCGACCTGCTCGGTGGTGAGCGCCGTGCGGTAGAGGCGGAAGTCGTCGACGGCGCCGGCGAAGAGCGGGTCCTGGTAGAAGGACCGGCCGATGAAACCGGCGGTGCTGCCCGAGCCGGTGAGCAGGTCACCCGCTGAGATGGTGGTCGCGGCCGAGGCCACCGCGACGCCGTCCAGGTAGGTGGTGATCCGGTCGGCGGTCGTGTCGAGGGTGGTGGTGAGCGTACGCCACTGCCCGGCCGGCAGTTGCGCGAAGCCGTTGACCTGCGCCTCGCCGTTGCCGCCGGACGTGGTGACGGCGGTACGGAGCCGGCCGTCGCCGTTGTACGGGGTGCTGAACAGGTAGCGGGTGGTGTTGGTGCCGAGCGCGTACATCCACTGCCAGGGGGCCGTGGCGCCGTCCCACCTGACCCGCGTCGAGACGGTCAGGTCGGAGGCGCCCTGTAGCGCGGCGCGGGGCAGGCTGACGTAGGCACCGTTGGAACTCGGCGCCCCACCCGGCAGTCTGAGCGCCGTCCCACCGCCCGCGCCGTCCACCAGGGACGCCGTCGCGGGGTTCACCAGCGTGCCGGCGAGCCCGTTGCCCGAGCTGTCGGCGACGACCCCGGTGGAGAGGTCGATCCCGCCGAAGTCGTAGTG from Micromonospora craniellae encodes the following:
- a CDS encoding LamG-like jellyroll fold domain-containing protein, with translation MVGTAVFAAPAAAADLPSPSLHYDFGGIDLSTGVVADSSGNGLAGTLVNPATASLVDGAGGGTALRLPGGAPSSNGAYVSLPRAALQGASDLTVSTRVRWDGATAPWQWMYALGTNTTRYLFSTPYNGDGRLRTAVTTSGGNGEAQVNGFAQLPAGQWRTLTTTLDTTADRITTYLDGVAVASAATTISAGDLLTGSGSTAGFIGRSFYQDPLFAGAVDDFRLYRTALTTEQVAELVGSTPTLTGLAQDTFDVRTTIGAAPPLPATVRASFSDDYDRSVAAAWNAVDPGDYGRPGVFQVTGTVAGRQVSATVTVVREGELTIDLATDTGDFHGGAAGALYGLYAPGVPTNNLIEGMNLRTVATKGQDGAQHPGSDALEIVKPLADSTGGDVYVRTTDFYRGFPYQWPGSTPEAKLSGYMQVLERQLDQIAQLDPEYRDNIVIEPFNEPEGNMFGTGQWSYNRVSWLNDPTDYFRAWDQAYAMIKQKLPDVRISGPNTSVLYTQVKGFLEHAVEAGTVPDIATWHELSHPAQVRTNVTRYREWEAEVFAGTRYEGRQLPINVNEYAFNYHTSVPGQMIQWISAIEESKIDAMIAFWNINGNLSDSAVQANRANGQWWLFNAYASMTGHTVEVSPPFPGQNYSLQGVATLDEERAQARAIFGGSSGKASIRFDNVPDVIGGKARAWIREIPWTGQIGDSAPPEIIAERVVDVTDGVVAFDFGDDLPTLSESSAYEIVLTPAGAGAASAVAPTLWKGSYEAEDAAHRGSGYSRNGPEGSPSDVSKFYTSGRYNVGGLRTGSDVVLDFTVDVPEDGDYDLSVFANSLNTFGLVQEQGPTNVFLRVDGGAEQELFLPLGYKWVVWDHADTTVRLTKGSNVISLAARSLDGSRSTRGDALVDRITLALPNPAAARVGYEAELADLAGATPVYDGPRLDDRDVSGSGVVEVSRDDSVTFWVYSAEDAESTVTVHTLGGGNGDLAVNGRDVGRVAGPSTAVAVSLSGGVNKVTVTGDSGELLVDRIVVEPTEGNLKVVEYEAEAARTAGTAQVTPLTLASGGQAVTGIGGDADNQNTLTFDVDVDSAGVYAMRVRYANPEQSQASHYNPNPMTRRADLTINGSAVESVLFPGSFHRNNFWELTVPVELRQGRNTITFSSEEARNFDGETYAESLWPGILLRAKEAPVIDKISVAKFSGTPGNIAVTVTAQARCVAGRAYVAVQARNDHDGPVDIVLESAYGQRSVADIAPGGNAFQQFNTRAASVPAGSATVTATGSVDGESVTTVVTQEYAALNCAADPRQAQ